CCTGCAGCTGATGCGGAACATAACTGATTATGTTGTCGAATGTGGTGCACTGCTGGTATCGTCCGCGGGCAACGACAACATCAATAATGATGAGGTGCTCAGCCTGCCAGCTGATGCACCGCATGTCCTATCGGTGGGTGCCACGGGCAAATCGTCGGATACCAAGGCCAGTTTCTCGAATTATGGCGCTTCGGTAGGTGTGTTTGCCCCCGGGATGTTTCTCAATACAACCGTTCCCGGCGACGGCTATATCGCAAATGCCTCCGGCACCTCTTTTTCTTCCGCCCTGGCAACCGGGACCGCTGCCCTGGTGAAAACACGGTTTCCGGACCTATCCCCCGACCAATTGGCCCAGCAGGTGCGGGTCACTGCCGATCCGATCGATGATGTCAACGATATCCGTCTGAGAGGCTTGATGGGAAAAGGCAGGATCAATGCCTACCGGTCTGTCATGGATACTACTATTCCGGCCATACGCATTGCAGGTACATCTTTCCGGGAAAGTGGAACTGATGGTATTATTGAGAATGGAGATATTGTCGACGTCACGGTGACTCTCACAAACTACCTGGCAAGTGCCAGCGATATAACGGTTGCCCTGGTTCGATATGATCCGAACATTACAGTAACGCAGGGAGAGGCGGTCATTTCATCCTTGCCGTCCGGTAATACAGCCGCGGTCGATTTTCAGTTCACTGTCGGCCAGGTGGGCGAGGAGTATCCATTACGGTTCACCCTGGAGATCAGCACCGGTAGCTACCAGGATCGGGATCTCTTCACTTTGTATGCCAATGAGCCTCTGGTCCTCTCGCACGATACCGGGCCGTTGCGGGTGTCCATTACCGCCGAAGGCAATATCGGCTGGACAGGGTTCGCCGATATGTCCCCCGGCGAAGGATTCGTCTATAATGGCACCAACCTGCTTTTTGAAGGGGGGCTGCTGGTGGGTGTCACTAAGACCAGAGTATCGGATTGCATTCGGGGGGTCAATGAGGAGCTGGAGCAGGACTTTGAGATGCCGCCTGGCGAGCAGCTGGTTATCGTTTCCGGCCAGGTAGCCAATGAAGAGGGTACGGTGGTGTTGACCGACAATCTGGCGTCCTCCCCCATCAGTGTAACCGTGCGGCAGGAAAGCTATGCCGATAACGATCCGGATTATGATGACTTCGTAATTTTCAGATATACCATCACCAACACCAGCAGCCGGGTTCTGACGAGTTTGTATTCCGGCCTCTTTTTTGACTGGGATATCAATGAAAACGCCCGGGACTACGCCTGCTTTGACGCGGCGCGCAGCATGGGCAACGTGCAGAATTATGCCACCAATCCTACTTTCCTGGCGGCCACACGGCTATTGACCCGCCATGCTGACCTCATGTATCGCGCGATAGAGAATCCGACTGAAATCTATGGCGGACAGTCGGGTGACGGTTTTACGGAGTTGGAGAAGTGGGCCTATTTGAGTGGGGGTATCCAGAGAACGAACCTAGATGCTGTTGATGTATCCACTCTCACCGCTGCCGGTCCATTTGTTGCTGAGCCGGGGCAATCGGTTGAGGTCGCTTTCGCCGTCGTTGGTGCCGGGAGTAGTGCGCAGCTGGAAGAAAACGCCGATAATGCCCAGGAATTCTGGGACACCGTCATCCAGCCCGCCCGGTCAAATCACCCCCCGGTATTCACCAGGGTGATTCCCGATACCTCTATCTCCTCAGTGGAGACGCTAGTCTTTACCTACGCGGCGGATGATATTGATGGCGACGACTTGACCTTCAGTCTTGTCAATCCACCGGCAAACACTACTCTCGATAGCGAGACGGGCCGGCTGACCTTCCAGCCAGCCGCTGACTTTGGAGGCAGCACCATTATCACGACCGTCGTGAGTGATGGTGTTTTTGCCAGTGCCACCAGCGCCAGGATCACCATTGAGGAGGTCGTTTATTTTCTAGGCCAGAATTACTCGAATCCATTCCGGTTATCCGTTGAAGGTGTGACCACGATTGAATATCAGCTGGCTGAGCCTGGGAAAGTCAGGTTGGTGATCTATGACCTGCTGGGCCGGGAAGTGAAGGCGCTGGTGAGCGATTCCCAGCCCCGAGCGGCGGGAGAGTATCGAGTTATCTGGAATGC
This genomic stretch from Candidatus Neomarinimicrobiota bacterium harbors:
- a CDS encoding S8 family serine peptidase — protein: AGVAAAVTNNYLGIAGASWNAQLMPVNTTCESDSFICYGYEGIIYAAENGADIINASWGSTYIGLTPFEERRLLQLMRNITDYVVECGALLVSSAGNDNINNDEVLSLPADAPHVLSVGATGKSSDTKASFSNYGASVGVFAPGMFLNTTVPGDGYIANASGTSFSSALATGTAALVKTRFPDLSPDQLAQQVRVTADPIDDVNDIRLRGLMGKGRINAYRSVMDTTIPAIRIAGTSFRESGTDGIIENGDIVDVTVTLTNYLASASDITVALVRYDPNITVTQGEAVISSLPSGNTAAVDFQFTVGQVGEEYPLRFTLEISTGSYQDRDLFTLYANEPLVLSHDTGPLRVSITAEGNIGWTGFADMSPGEGFVYNGTNLLFEGGLLVGVTKTRVSDCIRGVNEELEQDFEMPPGEQLVIVSGQVANEEGTVVLTDNLASSPISVTVRQESYADNDPDYDDFVIFRYTITNTSSRVLTSLYSGLFFDWDINENARDYACFDAARSMGNVQNYATNPTFLAATRLLTRHADLMYRAIENPTEIYGGQSGDGFTELEKWAYLSGGIQRTNLDAVDVSTLTAAGPFVAEPGQSVEVAFAVVGAGSSAQLEENADNAQEFWDTVIQPARSNHPPVFTRVIPDTSISSVETLVFTYAADDIDGDDLTFSLVNPPANTTLDSETGRLTFQPAADFGGSTIITTVVSDGVFASATSARITIEEVVYFLGQNYSNPFRLSVEGVTTIEYQLAEPGKVRLVIYDLLGREVKALVSDSQPRAAGEYRVIWNA